From one Lotus japonicus ecotype B-129 chromosome 3, LjGifu_v1.2 genomic stretch:
- the LOC130746309 gene encoding uncharacterized protein LOC130746309 isoform X2 — protein MHKLGRGHRDKLQQFITITGASEKVALQSLKASDWHLEGAFDFFYSQPQLKASTDSRHLEELYNRYKDQYVDMILADGITLLCNDIQVDPQDIVMLVLSWHMKAGTMCEFSKKEFIEGLQSLGIDSLEKFREKIPYMRSELKDEYKFRDIYNFAFSWAKEKGQKSLALDTAIGMWQLLFAEKQWPLVDHWCQFLQARHNKAISRDTWSQLLEFAKTVGSSLSDYDAEGAWPYLIDEFVEYLNENGITQNA, from the exons ATG CACAAATTGGGGAGAGGCCATCGCGATAAACTCCAGCAGTTCATAACAATAACTGGAGCTAG TGAGAAAGTAGCACTGCAGTCTCTGAAGGCTAGTGATTGGCATCTTGAAGGagcatttgattttttttatagccAGCCCCAGCTTAAAGCATCTACAGATTCTAGACACTTGGAGGAGCTATACAATAGATATAAAG ATCAGTATGTTGATATGATTTTGGCAGATGGTATCACTCTCCTTTGCAATGATATTCAG GTGGATCCTCAAGATATAGTAATG TTAGTTCTTTCGTGGCACATGAAGGCTGGCACCATGTGTGAATTTTCCAAGAAGGAGTTCATTGAAGGCTTACAGTCTCTGGG gaTTGATTCATTGGAGAAGTTCCGTGAAAAGATACCATACATGCGCTCTGAGCTGAAAGATGAAT ATAAGTTCCGTGACATATACAACTTTGCTTTCAGCTGGGCGAAAGAGAAG GGTCAAAAGTCTCTGGCATTAGATACAGCTATTGGAATGTGGCAATTATTATTCGCTGAGAAGCAGTGGCCCCTGGTTGATCATTGGTGCCAGTTCCTGCAg GCGCGGCATAACAAGGCAATATCTAGGGACACATGGTCTCAGCTTTTGGAGTTTGCAAAG ACTGTTGGCTCAAGTTTATCTGATTATGATGCTGAAGGTGCCTGGCCGTATCTTATTGATGAATTTGTCGAGTATCTGAATGAAAATGGCATTACCCAAAATG CCTAA
- the LOC130746309 gene encoding uncharacterized protein LOC130746309 isoform X1, with translation MHKLGRGHRDKLQQFITITGASEKVALQSLKASDWHLEGAFDFFYSQPQLKASTDSRHLEELYNRYKDQYVDMILADGITLLCNDIQVDPQDIVMLVLSWHMKAGTMCEFSKKEFIEGLQSLGIDSLEKFREKIPYMRSELKDEYKFRDIYNFAFSWAKEKGQKSLALDTAIGMWQLLFAEKQWPLVDHWCQFLQARHNKAISRDTWSQLLEFAKTVGSSLSDYDAEGAWPYLIDEFVEYLNENGITQNGQIYDSSLKL, from the exons ATG CACAAATTGGGGAGAGGCCATCGCGATAAACTCCAGCAGTTCATAACAATAACTGGAGCTAG TGAGAAAGTAGCACTGCAGTCTCTGAAGGCTAGTGATTGGCATCTTGAAGGagcatttgattttttttatagccAGCCCCAGCTTAAAGCATCTACAGATTCTAGACACTTGGAGGAGCTATACAATAGATATAAAG ATCAGTATGTTGATATGATTTTGGCAGATGGTATCACTCTCCTTTGCAATGATATTCAG GTGGATCCTCAAGATATAGTAATG TTAGTTCTTTCGTGGCACATGAAGGCTGGCACCATGTGTGAATTTTCCAAGAAGGAGTTCATTGAAGGCTTACAGTCTCTGGG gaTTGATTCATTGGAGAAGTTCCGTGAAAAGATACCATACATGCGCTCTGAGCTGAAAGATGAAT ATAAGTTCCGTGACATATACAACTTTGCTTTCAGCTGGGCGAAAGAGAAG GGTCAAAAGTCTCTGGCATTAGATACAGCTATTGGAATGTGGCAATTATTATTCGCTGAGAAGCAGTGGCCCCTGGTTGATCATTGGTGCCAGTTCCTGCAg GCGCGGCATAACAAGGCAATATCTAGGGACACATGGTCTCAGCTTTTGGAGTTTGCAAAG ACTGTTGGCTCAAGTTTATCTGATTATGATGCTGAAGGTGCCTGGCCGTATCTTATTGATGAATTTGTCGAGTATCTGAATGAAAATGGCATTACCCAAAATGGTCAGATCTATGATTCTAGTCTAAAACTATGA